The proteins below are encoded in one region of Phyllopteryx taeniolatus isolate TA_2022b chromosome 11, UOR_Ptae_1.2, whole genome shotgun sequence:
- the LOC133486173 gene encoding tissue-type plasminogen activator-like produces the protein MNLLVILCVIAVFSIEVAFSKRWLKKKRSPSHTHTDDASEECRSGDGSSYRGIVSKTANGRQCLNWNRFTNPWGASFGTGGHRYCRNPDQSLRPWCRVKRGKRVVREFCNIPKCSPTVKLPVAVDTELTCGEKSERRMHKIAGGSYVTARSQPWVAAIFYQRYKFLCGGSLIAPCWVLTAAHCFSNGERTNLQRMSVFLGKSAINETDDVNEQKFTVEKMILHQAYNETNYNNDIALLKIKSRNGGCAVRSETARTVCLPPPHTQLPAGSQCIIAGFGKEKYASFQYSQYLKEAHVNLLSQSHCKKYPMYANLLTDNMFCAAGPNWSMDACKGDSGGPLVCETSGRLFQFGIVSWGIGCANENNPGVYTQLTKYNKWIAEKTELPQYTKGVMYPPK, from the exons ATGAACTTGTTAGTCATCCTGTGTGTCATTGCAGTTTTCAGTATTGAAGTT GCATTTTCAAAGAGGTGGCTTAAAAAGAAGCGGTCACCAAGCCATACACACACAG ATGATGCTTCAGAGGAGTGTCGGTCAGGGGATGGGAGCAGTTACAGGGGAATTGTTTCCAAAACAGCGAATGGGCGCCAATGTCTTAACTGGAATAGGTTCACAAACCCCTGGGGGGCCTCATTTGGAACCGGGGGTCATAGATACTGCAG GAATCCTGACCAAAGCTTGAGGCCGTGGTGTCGTGTCAAAAGAGGAAAGAGAGTCGTGAGAGAATTCTGCAACATTCCCAAAT GCTCCCCAACTGTAAAGCTTCCCGTTGCTGTGGATACAG AACTAACATGTGGTGAGAAGTCTGAACGGAGGATGCACAAAATTGCGGGCGGTTCATACGTAACAGCGCGGTCACAGCCGTGGGTCGCCGCCATTTTTTATCAGCGCTACAAGTTCCTTTGCGGTGGCTCGCTCATTGCGCCGTGCTGGGTGCTCACAGCTGCACATTGCTTTTCTAATGG TGAACGGACCAACCTCCAGCGTATGTCTGTGTTCCTGGGCAAGAGTGCCATCAATGAAACGGATGACGTCAACGAGCAGAAGTTCACAGTGGAAAAAATGATCCTCCACCAAGCATACAATGAGACCAACTACAACAATGACATTG cTCTGTTGAAGATTAAAAGCCGCAATGGCGGATGTGCCGTGAGATCGGAAACTGCTCGCACGGTTTGTCTTCCTCCACCTCACACTCAACTTCCTGCTGGTTCCCAGTGCATCATCGCAGGATTTGGCAAGGAGAAATACG CGTCGTTCCAGTACTCTCAGTACTTGAAGGAGGCCCATGTGAATCTTCTCTCCCAGTCTCACTGTAAAAAATATCCCATGTATGCGAATCTGCTCACTGACAACATGTTCTGTGCTGCGGGACCCAACTGGAGCATGGATGCCTGCAAG GGCGATTCTGGTGGTCCACTAGTGTGTGAAACGTCCGGTCGGCTATTTCAGTTCGGGATTGTGAGCTGGGGCATTGGCTGCGCTAATGAGAACAATCCTGGTGTTTACACTCAGCTCACCAAATACAACAAATGGATTGCAGAGAAAACAGAACTACCGCAGTATACAAAAGGAGTCATGTACCCCCCAAAATAA